CCTTTAAAATGATAGTGTCGTCACACATACTAATTAGTACTAAGACACCTCCCGTATGGCTGGATCATCTGGTATTAATTGTGGTTTGTAGGTGAGACACGAGAGGAGAGGACGTTCAGAAACTGGATGAACTCACTGGGAGTGAACCCACATGTCAATCATCTCTATGTGTATgtatagacacacacatatattcatCTCGCTATACTAGTCTCTTTCGCTAACCTGAAGTAAGCAAAGCTGAATTCCACCCTCAACTCTaatgctttgttgttttcatcatCAGTATTTGTGCAACATGTCTCCACACTAGGAAATagagacgtacacacacacacacacacacacacactcctaccaCTCCTACCACTTTTAGTCACCAGTGTTTACACTGGTATCTGAAGATGTTTCACACCTGCTTGGATCTCACCTTGTCTTGTAGAGACCTGCAGGATGCCTTGGTGATCCTCCAACTCTATGAGAAGATTAAAATACCTGTTGACTGGAACAACAGGGTCAACAAGCCACCGTACCCCAAGCTGGGAACAAACATGAAGAAGGTCAGCAACATCCCTCGATATCAAAGTAACgacaaacaacattttttatgCTCCAGCTCTGTTTTGTGTCTGCAGTTGGAGAATTGTAACTATGCCGTGGACTTGGGCAAAACAGCCAAGTTCTCACTTGTTGGCATCGGCGGGCAGGACCTGAATGATGGCAACCCCACCCTAACTCTGGCACTGGTGTGGCAGCTCATGAGAAGGTAAAACCCAGAGACAGCACTGTTTGTGAGCCGGTTATGAAATAAACCCACTGGAATGAAAAGAAACTGCATCTGATTTGTGgtagaaaaacagaaacgaATTTAAGCAATATGTGGTTTAATGTACTTCAGGATTGATGTATTTAAGTAGAATAGAGTGGTAAATTTATATTTCTTGACTTCAAtagaaacaaaactcaaaatgaCAAATGAGTGTGGGAAGGAATTACCAAGCTTTTCCAGAGAAAACAAACTCATTAAATTTCTTAAGATGCCTGGGTAAATGATCATGGGTTGATGTTTAAATTGATGGCACTGCTTCAAATACCAGTTTATTCTTCAATCATTGTGTCTGTGCGGTCTTTCCAAACACTACAATCACCATCACTCTTCACTGGTACAATCATTGTGAaagcattatatatatatatttgccaTAAACAGATTTTAGCAAATTGGTAACCTCCTTTCCATTCCAGTGGTGTGGATGcgtgtgtttcaaaataaggcCGTATTTCCATGAACTTAAATACGTCCTGTCACAAGATGGGTTGTCATATTTGGTAGTTCCTCATGTTCACGCGCTGTGTGTCATTTTCCTACGTCTGACTCAAAATGTCATTATTGTGGAAGTCTATACTGTCTAAATTATTTCACATTCTTGTGTGCTTTACTCTTTTAGATATACGTTGAATGTACTGGAGGACCTGGGAGATGGAGCGAAAGcaaatgatgacatcatcgtAAAGTGGGTGAACAAAACGTTGGCCAGCGCTGGAAAATCCACCAAGATTTCAAGCTTTAAGGTAAGTGAGCTGTAAAGAATGTTCTTATGGAACATGAACATGAGGCCCACACTAGTCTACTCGAAGTTTGTATTTCGTTCAGCTGTGACTAGCGAGCTAGGACAGCCATACTGGCTTAGACAAAGGGATGGGAAGAACTATTGTCTTCGATTATTTTCCGtattatgttttatttgcaTGGCCATTAAAGTTCATCCACAAAGTGATAGCAAAGCAGATTTTTCATAGTCACAGTGTTTATGATCTCAGTCTAGAAAAGAGTCTGTTGCAGGTGTGTCTGTTAAGTCCTTAACGTATGTATGTGTTGATCAGGACAAAGAGATCAGCAGCAGTTTGGCAGTGCTGGAACTGATAGACGCCATCCAGCCGGGCAGCATCAACTACGAGCTGATAAAGACCGGCTCCCTCTCTGAAGATGACAAGCTGGAGAACGCCAAGTAAGCGCCTGGACCGCAAGTTAGCAGAATGTGAAGCGAGAACCTTTGTGAACAGACGAGTAAACCTGTGTGCTTTTCCTAGATATGCCGTCTCCATGGCGAGGAAGATCGGGGCCCGTGTCTACGCCCTCCCAGAGGACCTGGTGGAGGTCAAACCCAAAATGGTGATGACCGTCTTTGCCTGCTTGATGGGTCGGGGGATGAAGCGTGTCTGAGAGACTGGCATTAATTGTTATGACACTATACCCACAATCCATTAGCGTTTTAAAAAGCTCCCCCAACTGAAGGGATGAAGAATAATcgatttaggttttttttttttttttaacaagaaCAGTGAATCACAGTTGGCATGTTTCTGAGAAGAACCGTCTTTTCTTATTTAAAAAGAATCCACAATACTAAAATTCCCAAAAGATGGTGTTACAGGGAGCAGCTTGTTACAGACATGTTAATATGCATCTCTAATGTGtgaaaatgctgttttttaaaATCATGTATGCATATTTTCAGCTGCAAGGTTGTTTACATATTTTTACTCGGACTGATAAATGATATCCTTGACTACGCAACACATTCCTGAATACAAAGGAGTCAAACGGGATGTTTAGGGTGTAGTACTCGGCACAAGACTCCCAAATATCCCTTCTCGCTTATTGAAGTTAAGCATGCCTTAATAACTGGCACCATGAAATACATATCTGCGTACAGAAGCCATAGAGTCAGACTACAGTGATGAGCATCCTGGCGTGCTGTTGGGACCTTTTGTACGTGTCATCTGTTCGTTCTTGGAGGTAAATGCTGGTTTGGGACGTGTGGTGTCtgatctttgttttttattttccgTGTCTGTTACGTTGGATGAGGAGCGGGATGACTGGACTCTCCTGGCTCCTGCTCTGCCGCCGCCTTGATTCAAAGACATTTTACTTACGCTTTGATTCCCCCCCATTCTCTTTTTGTATTAAACATTGCCAAATATAACAATAACTTCATTCCAGGTAGCTTTATGATATTCTTTGACGACGGCCAAATGGTATGTGGCCCCGTGTTCATGTTGATGCTTAAGTGCTTTAcatgtaacaataaatacaacttTGAGAGCTGCGTGTGTTTTGATCTGTCTGGTAGTAGCATGAACGACTTCTTTTAAATCTACAAATACactaatgtaaaaaaaaagcaaaaatggGATATTTTGATGTTGAATGAAAAATTAACGTGAAATGTGAGGAAGTCACATTTGTGCCTATTTACACTATCTGCAGTCCAACAATAAGTCACTTCATGGCTGAGGCTCAAATGAATAACTGGGTTTATTGCTTTTGTCATCGGCTGTTTGTATCTCTGGCCAGAAAGTGcttcaaataaatatttttcatacTTGTGCAAGTTAGACTGTGATTGGCCAGGTCCCAAAACTCCAGAACAGCGATCAAATGTGACATTGCAGTGAGATTTATTAAATGTGCTTTACTTCAAGGTTTGCTTTGTTCTCTTCTTTTTAACTGCTGCCTGTTTCTCCTTTCTTTTACCTCGCTTCTTCTACTGTTGCCGCCTTTGTGCGTTTATGTTCCTGTTTTTCATCATAAAACACAGTTTGTTTAAAATAGCACCTTATAaaagtatttatatttataattgtTGTGTCTGGAGGATTTTAGGCTTTTCAAGTGGCTTTAAACATTGTTCAACTTACAGTTGAGACTtatatgttgtttttttgtacagTTTCTTATTAATGATCTTGTACAACAGGATCATGGTGGCAGACTGTATTTTACTGTTCACTGGCCTGAATCTCGCTCAGATGTAACGTCCTCTGGGCTCCGTTCCCCGAACGGCTCCTTAGTTAAGTTTCCAGTGCTCCCGATTTAAGGCAGAGACTGTCAGATGGTGAGGCTGTCTCCTGTGACATCTGGATTTTCAAGGCTCCATTTGCGTCAGCGAGCGGCGTCTGTGCAGTGTTGGAACCATAGCATCAATCACAGGCTCATGAGACCATTAATtcaatatttaacaaaacagtTTTTTATGTATAGTAAACACAGACATGGACAATAATCTGTCCAATTCTGAAGCAAATGAGGGAACAGAAATCTCTGATGAAGTGTGAGTTAATATCAGGACAACTGTTTCAGAGGAAATATTTAGATCCTTCACAGAATTTTACTTTCAAATATGGTCAAATTATCAGGAGCTGGTTTTATTATAACTTGTTACTTTACGTACTGTTGTTACAATGCAAATGATCAAGAAGGGAGTGAGTCATAAAAACAGCCTTTCATTGATTGAAGCAGCACAGTGTAATATAcaaattatattttgtataatatatatttatataataggTATATATATATCCCTTCTTGATCATTTGCATCGTAACAACAGTACATGAAGTAACAAGTTATAATAAAACCAGCTTTTCACTGATTGAAGCAACACAGTgaaatctatatatatatatgtgtgtgtgtgtgtttgtataatacaaattatattttgtatattataCTCATCACTATAGGCTAATGcactaattaaaataaagatCGCAATAGTAGCAAAAAGGTCAAACATTTATTGACACCCAGGGTTTATAAATAGAAAGTGAGCTGAAAAACCCGTTAGCTGCTCTGTGCGTCGTCTATTATTCTCCACTGCCAGGGGAGGGTGGTCCCAGACGACTCCTCAGCCTAAAGCTGACATCTGGGCTcttcatgcccccccccccgcctgtgCTCCATCCATGCGGGGATCAGGTGGGCCACGTGTTCATGCACCTGAGGAGCAGACGGGAATGCACTTCAGGAAGCAGATCAGCgctggctgcttcctgctctcatAGCGTCTAGTGTGGCCACAGAGGATGGGTCGGATGAACCGGCTGCCCTGGGTGAAGTCACCTTAAGGATAGACGTGAAGTAACTGAAAGAAACCCAAGGTAAGAATAAGATGAGAGTCGCTCAGGAGTTATTTATTGttgctgtgattttctttaTGGCTTTATTTAAATTATGATTGATTAGAATCAAGTTTGCATTGCTGTTTTTTCAGTTTGtaaaattatttaatattttcgCTGTAAATGAATCGTAGAAATGAATAGTTGCACCATTTTTTCCCTTTGAAACAAATATGGGCCAATAAAATGGCGTTAAGCGAACTCTCTGCTTTTACAGCCTCCATTTATTTGAGCGTGCGGCTCCCGGGCTGTTatgtcacacactgtacagcctGGTTTCCTAAGTGATGCGGCTCCTGTGGGACAGCAGCTGATTGGCTCGCCGAggcgcggtgtgtgtgtgtgtatgttttcagTAATGACCCGCCAATTAGTCACACAACGGTAACAGTCGTCTAAACACTTCATCTGTCTGCTCTGCGGCGGGTGGATGTGTGCTGAGGCGACAAATGTTTATATATGTGGCCTAATGTGACGAGGACGCGGTCCAAAGGCACAGAGCTCAACTGGTGGGTGAACAGGGTTTTCCCACCTCCTCAAGTCGTCTTATAACTAACTCAAGTAGCTGTGCCAACTTCCTCGTCTTTCTGGAGCTTTGGTTGCCACGGCGACCACCTGCCGTGTGATGGGTCCGTGAGGGGACGGCGGCAGTCGTCCCAGATGCCCCCGGGTCCCCTGGCTATAAACCCGCCGTACGCACGGTAAACACTccgcttctctcctctctgagtCAGGATTCAGCGCGGGGCCTGGAGATGACGGGCCAGGCGGCGGAGAGGGACCGCTCGCCCCACAACCTGTCGGTGAGGACcaccctggaggaggaggccgacgcGGCCGACAGTATTCTGAGCAGGTGACGAGGGCGGTGCGTGTGGGTGCGGGAGCGGGTCGGATGAAGCCGGGCTCATGCGTGTCACCCTTTGCTCCCAGGGTGCCCTCGGCCTGCGACGACACGTCCTCGGAGCTGCAAAGAGTCGCCGCTCTCGACCTTCATGGCGGCAATTCGAGGAATTCCTTTCAGAGGAACGGCGCTATCTCAAGGTGAAACTCAGACGCGTCGCAGGAAATAACAGCTGCCTTGAAGTTGTTACGAATGTGACTGGggtttttttcctgtttaaaaTCATCATCACCCTCCTCAATCCCAGGCTGGTGAGCCTGGTGGTCAGGCTGAGGGAGTGGGCCCACAGGagcctgctggaggaggaggagcggccggACTCCTTCCTCGAGCGCTTTCGGGGCCCCGAGCTGAGGACGGCGCCGAGCCGCACCAGCACCACGCAGCCCGACATCAACGGCAACAACGCCAAAGGGATCTTCAAGTAAGTGCTTTGGTAACGAGGGGCTGACGAGTTAACGACCTAATAATCAAGCCATCGCTGCATTGGCCACATAACGCTTCCTGTCGCTCCGTgcttccaggaggaggtggcatCTGTTCGTGGTGTCGCCGGCGGACGACGCCTACTACCGCTGGTTATTCGTCATCGCCACCGCGGTGCTGTACAACTGGTTCCTTGTGGTGGCGAGGTGAGTCTCCGCCGCGGGCCGCCGGCCGGGGCCGCGGGGACGGGTGGAGTCAGTAAACCTCTCTCCGTCCACAGGGCCTGCTttgacaggctgcaggtggagaacTACATCTGGTGGCTGGTGCTGGACTACCTCTCCGACGGCGTGTACGTGACGGACACCTTCGTCCGACTGCGAACAGGTAAACGTGAAGGAAAACGGCCTCCGGGCCTCCGGGCGCGCACGCGTTCACCTCAGCCTCCATCTTTTGGCCTCAGGCTTCCTGGAGCAGGGGCTGCTGGTGAAGGACCACGTCAAGCTGAGGGCCAACTACGTGCACACGCTGCAGTTCAAGCTGGACGCGGCCTCCATCCTGCCCACGGACCTGCTCTACCTCGCCACCGGCATCCACACGCCGCAGCTGCGCTTGAACCGCCTGCTGCGCTTCCCGCGCATGTTCGAGTTCTTCGACCGCACGGAGACTCGCACCAACTACCCCAACATCTTCCGCATCACCATCCTGGTGCTCTACATCCTGGTCATCATCCACTGGAACGCTTGTATCTACTACGCTATATCCAAGTCCCTGGGCTTCGGCTCGGACACGTGGGTCTTCCCCAACACCTCGGACCCTGCGTATTCCTCCTTGTCCTGGAGTTACGTCTACTGTCTGTACTGGTCCACCCTCACTCTCACCACCATCGGCGAGATGCCCGCCCCCGTGCGGGACGAAGAGTACCTGTTCGTGGTCTTCGACTTCCTCGTCGGGGTGCTGATATTCGCCACGATCGTGGGGAACGTTGGCTCCATGATCGCCAACATGAACGCCACCCGCGCCGACTTTCAGTCCCGCATAGACGCCATCAAGCACTACATGCAGTTCCGCAAAGTCAGCAGGGACCTGGAGACGCGCGTCATCAAGTGGTTCGACTACCTGTGGACCAACA
This Betta splendens chromosome 14, fBetSpl5.4, whole genome shotgun sequence DNA region includes the following protein-coding sequences:
- the cnga2b gene encoding cyclic nucleotide gated channel subunit alpha 2b, yielding MTGQAAERDRSPHNLSVRTTLEEEADAADSILSRVPSACDDTSSELQRVAALDLHGGNSRNSFQRNGAISRLVSLVVRLREWAHRSLLEEEERPDSFLERFRGPELRTAPSRTSTTQPDINGNNAKGIFKRRWHLFVVSPADDAYYRWLFVIATAVLYNWFLVVARACFDRLQVENYIWWLVLDYLSDGVYVTDTFVRLRTGFLEQGLLVKDHVKLRANYVHTLQFKLDAASILPTDLLYLATGIHTPQLRLNRLLRFPRMFEFFDRTETRTNYPNIFRITILVLYILVIIHWNACIYYAISKSLGFGSDTWVFPNTSDPAYSSLSWSYVYCLYWSTLTLTTIGEMPAPVRDEEYLFVVFDFLVGVLIFATIVGNVGSMIANMNATRADFQSRIDAIKHYMQFRKVSRDLETRVIKWFDYLWTNKKAVDEQEVLKNLPNKLRAEIAINVHLETLKKVRIFQDCEAGLLVELVLKLRPQVFSPGDYICRKGDIGKEMYIIKEGKLAVVADDGVTQYALLTAGSCFGEISILNIKGSKMGNRRTANIRSLGYSDLFCLSKDDLMEAVTEYPDAKTVLEERGREILKKEGLLDEHGEGGGLHKEDTEEKVERLESSLDTLHTRFSRLLGEYTRTQQRLKQRITALERQVNRADADAGDDEEARADEEAADEEQGSEDPNAKQTSLSPKR